From a single Vampirovibrio chlorellavorus genomic region:
- the flgN gene encoding flagellar export chaperone FlgN, translating into MSNNHSSMPQPIQDLISILQQEREQLEAARQQLQLKQQALVSGAIDQLPPIDRQLSAIGKQCATLSRNREELSRQSGWGQRPLKQIIAELPAQYEPRLTRLREQLTRLARDVEQSNRETRDLLTLSLKWTQDTIAVVRGALNPDPASYNAHGEKQQAKGGHQPTSPDQSTISHSA; encoded by the coding sequence ATGAGTAACAACCATTCATCCATGCCTCAACCCATTCAGGATCTGATCAGCATCCTGCAGCAGGAACGAGAGCAGCTGGAAGCGGCCCGGCAGCAGCTACAGCTGAAGCAACAGGCCTTGGTGAGCGGAGCCATTGATCAACTGCCCCCCATTGATCGTCAATTGAGCGCCATCGGCAAGCAGTGCGCCACCCTGAGCCGGAATCGGGAGGAACTGTCCCGGCAGTCTGGTTGGGGACAGCGTCCCCTGAAGCAGATTATTGCGGAACTTCCTGCCCAGTACGAGCCACGCCTGACCCGGTTGCGGGAACAGTTAACCCGCCTGGCCCGGGACGTGGAACAGTCGAATCGGGAAACCCGGGACTTGTTGACCCTGTCCCTTAAATGGACGCAGGATACTATTGCGGTGGTGCGGGGCGCCCTGAACCCGGACCCGGCCAGCTACAACGCCCACGGGGAAAAGCAGCAGGCCAAGGGGGGGCATCAGCCCACCAGTCCCGATCAGTCGACTATCAGTCATTCCGCTTAA
- a CDS encoding dimethylarginine dimethylaminohydrolase family protein produces the protein MSPSSSHPLSSDWFNPHPVGRTPFSKSGKPTILMCPPTYFTVSYAINPWMQEAPPCDEALAQRQWETLYKTILKKAGANVELLTPEPGLPDLVFTANAAFVYNDMAIIAHYKHPERRAEEPICAQWFEEHGFLPVLMPDHVFFEGAGDALIWQDRVFAGYKTRTDIASHSLLTAATDLPVLSMELINDRYYHIDVCLCPLQDGHLIYSPDAFDEYGRAVIEANVPEKKLIPVSPEEAARFACNSVNIGDTVILNQGSGKLVDDLKQRGFQVIEVDLSEFLKAGGSAKCLTLRIA, from the coding sequence ATGAGCCCATCCTCTTCGCACCCCCTGAGCAGTGACTGGTTTAACCCCCATCCAGTGGGACGCACGCCTTTTTCCAAATCGGGCAAGCCCACCATTTTAATGTGTCCGCCCACTTACTTCACCGTATCCTACGCCATTAACCCCTGGATGCAGGAAGCCCCGCCCTGCGATGAAGCGCTGGCCCAGCGACAGTGGGAAACCTTGTATAAAACCATCCTCAAAAAAGCGGGAGCCAATGTGGAATTACTGACTCCCGAACCAGGCTTGCCCGATTTGGTGTTTACGGCCAACGCCGCCTTTGTGTACAACGATATGGCCATTATCGCCCACTACAAGCACCCGGAACGCCGGGCCGAAGAGCCTATTTGCGCCCAGTGGTTTGAAGAACACGGCTTTTTACCGGTACTAATGCCGGATCACGTATTTTTTGAAGGGGCGGGCGATGCCCTGATCTGGCAGGATCGGGTCTTTGCCGGTTACAAAACCCGCACCGACATTGCCTCCCATAGTTTGCTGACCGCAGCGACTGACTTGCCGGTGCTGTCCATGGAGCTGATCAACGATCGCTACTATCACATTGACGTGTGCCTGTGCCCCTTGCAGGACGGCCACCTGATTTACTCTCCCGACGCCTTTGATGAATACGGCCGAGCGGTCATTGAGGCCAACGTACCGGAGAAAAAGCTGATACCCGTTTCGCCGGAGGAGGCGGCCCGCTTTGCTTGCAATTCGGTCAACATTGGGGATACGGTCATTTTGAATCAGGGCTCTGGCAAACTGGTGGATGACCTGAAGCAACGGGGTTTTCAGGTGATTGAAGTGGATCTCAGCGAATTCCTCAAGGCGGGCGGCTCCGCCAAATGCCTGACCCTGCGCATTGCCTGA
- a CDS encoding rod-binding protein, translated as MDFNAPTSGTQWQGQAQTAKLLELQRQYQNPENQDQKKLKKAAQEFEAIFVQQMLDAMDKTIDRKDSFLNGGSSEEYFRSMLNEEISKSMTTKQGGSGFGLAESIYRQMAQNGKKNESGASGAMGAAPTMVQGTNGEVK; from the coding sequence ATGGATTTCAATGCTCCAACCAGCGGCACCCAGTGGCAAGGTCAGGCCCAAACGGCCAAGCTGCTGGAGTTACAGCGCCAGTACCAGAATCCTGAAAATCAGGATCAGAAAAAGCTGAAAAAGGCCGCTCAGGAATTTGAGGCCATTTTTGTGCAGCAAATGCTGGATGCCATGGACAAAACCATTGATCGCAAAGACAGTTTTTTAAATGGCGGCAGCAGCGAGGAGTACTTCCGCAGCATGCTGAACGAGGAGATCTCCAAATCCATGACCACGAAGCAAGGGGGCAGCGGCTTTGGCTTGGCGGAAAGCATTTACCGGCAAATGGCCCAAAACGGCAAAAAGAATGAGAGTGGAGCGAGCGGGGCCATGGGTGCCGCGCCAACGATGGTTCAGGGAACAAATGGTGAGGTGAAATAG
- a CDS encoding flagellar basal body L-ring protein FlgH, with protein sequence MQSHSPQKRQSLQALWVGLLLLAALSHMASAPAESLFRASTTYTSQEPVYSRSLFTPPIARAVGDLVTIQINETTQNLIRSDIRMTKEQSINQNGSNLFNSMLGFMLGKLPFNTSRINTTLQAPNFNGLNNNNQMNSRAEINRTTGLVDTITCQVVQVLPNGDLMVQGQKTVQGSKERTDLVVTGIIKPYYLNRRNEISSNMVGNFQMMQGGKGILSRQQNDGIANKIYQFFN encoded by the coding sequence ATGCAAAGCCACAGCCCTCAAAAACGCCAGTCGCTCCAAGCCCTTTGGGTGGGTCTGCTCTTGCTGGCCGCACTCAGCCATATGGCTTCCGCTCCTGCTGAATCCCTGTTCCGGGCCAGCACCACGTACACGAGTCAGGAGCCAGTGTACTCCCGCTCCCTGTTTACGCCGCCCATTGCCCGAGCCGTGGGCGATCTGGTGACCATTCAGATCAACGAAACCACCCAGAATCTGATTCGCAGTGACATCCGTATGACCAAAGAGCAGAGTATTAACCAAAACGGCAGTAATTTATTTAACAGCATGCTGGGCTTTATGCTGGGCAAGTTGCCCTTCAACACCAGCCGCATCAACACCACTTTGCAGGCGCCTAATTTTAACGGCTTAAACAATAACAACCAAATGAACAGCCGGGCCGAAATCAACCGCACCACCGGGCTGGTGGATACCATTACCTGCCAGGTGGTGCAAGTGCTGCCCAACGGCGATTTGATGGTACAGGGGCAAAAAACAGTGCAGGGCAGCAAGGAGCGTACCGATCTGGTTGTCACCGGGATTATCAAGCCCTACTACCTGAACCGCCGCAACGAAATCAGCTCCAATATGGTGGGCAACTTCCAGATGATGCAAGGCGGCAAGGGCATTCTCAGCCGTCAACAAAACGACGGTATCGCCAACAAGATTTACCAGTTCTTTAACTAG
- the flgA gene encoding flagellar basal body P-ring formation chaperone FlgA gives MTRIVFKSSLFSLFAWLLGLCGGLWQSSEAVLLTEGQIKDKVVAHVQEKVAQVVDPADAKNIRVSIVRVPAAPFDFPAAKTPQEIKVSLTSRLGEVYSPRGIVQVSLQDGSGHQREIGVPVQIGIQKPVWVVKNVVNANEPLRASDFSLQSKEVSNCYNYAVGAERNLNQYLARVNLRPGDILDARKIVIPPDVTYNSPVRIFLSNGDGMTVTVPGIALANGKIGETIRVRQAVFQRKDYSAKIVDKNKVLVEM, from the coding sequence ATGACCCGCATTGTATTCAAATCCTCGCTTTTTTCCCTGTTTGCTTGGCTGCTGGGGCTTTGCGGCGGGTTATGGCAATCTTCGGAGGCCGTGCTGCTGACCGAAGGGCAAATTAAAGACAAAGTGGTGGCCCACGTTCAGGAAAAAGTGGCTCAGGTGGTGGACCCTGCCGACGCCAAAAACATCCGCGTTTCCATTGTCCGGGTTCCAGCGGCCCCCTTTGATTTCCCGGCGGCCAAAACCCCGCAGGAGATTAAAGTCAGTCTTACCTCCCGGTTGGGGGAAGTGTACTCCCCCCGGGGCATCGTGCAGGTTTCCCTGCAGGATGGCAGCGGTCATCAGCGGGAAATTGGGGTACCCGTCCAGATTGGCATTCAGAAGCCGGTTTGGGTGGTAAAAAACGTGGTTAACGCTAACGAACCGCTGCGAGCCTCTGATTTTAGCCTGCAAAGCAAGGAGGTCAGCAATTGCTATAACTATGCGGTGGGTGCTGAACGCAACCTGAATCAATATCTGGCCCGGGTCAACCTGAGGCCCGGCGATATTCTGGACGCCCGTAAAATCGTCATCCCCCCGGATGTCACCTACAACAGCCCGGTGCGTATTTTTCTGTCCAATGGCGATGGCATGACGGTCACCGTGCCGGGTATTGCCTTGGCCAACGGCAAAATCGGGGAAACCATCCGGGTGCGTCAGGCCGTGTTTCAGCGCAAGGACTACAGCGCCAAAATCGTGGATAAAAACAAGGTATTGGTTGAAATGTAA
- the flgG gene encoding flagellar basal-body rod protein FlgG — translation MLRALYTAATGSNSQQFNIDVIANNVANVNTTGYKKARAEFSDLLSQTYSAAGAIGDQGTTDPVGIQVGLGVQVTATQRIFLPGSIQQTGNPLDLAIQGEGFFQVQTDGGNIGYTRDGNFKRDANGTMVTSDGYPVQPNITLPNDATEIVIGLNGTISVRQAGSITLNQVGQLQLVRFANPAGLESIGRNLFQETPASGAAVQGTAGQGDFSKTTITQGFLEGSNVQIVEELINLISAQRAFEANSKVIKAADELLQTANNTV, via the coding sequence ATGCTTAGAGCCCTATATACCGCAGCCACCGGCTCCAACAGCCAACAGTTCAATATTGATGTCATCGCCAACAACGTGGCCAACGTAAACACCACCGGCTATAAAAAGGCCCGGGCCGAATTTTCGGATTTACTGAGCCAGACCTACTCGGCGGCTGGGGCCATTGGCGATCAGGGAACCACTGATCCGGTGGGGATTCAGGTGGGTCTGGGGGTTCAGGTAACAGCTACCCAGCGTATTTTTCTGCCCGGTTCCATTCAGCAGACCGGCAACCCACTGGACTTGGCCATACAGGGCGAAGGGTTTTTCCAGGTGCAAACCGATGGCGGCAACATTGGTTATACCCGGGATGGCAACTTTAAGCGCGATGCCAACGGTACAATGGTAACCAGTGACGGCTACCCGGTACAACCCAACATAACCTTGCCCAACGACGCCACCGAAATTGTCATTGGCCTGAACGGAACCATCTCGGTGCGGCAAGCTGGCTCTATTACCTTAAATCAGGTGGGTCAGTTGCAATTGGTGCGCTTTGCCAACCCGGCAGGTCTGGAAAGTATTGGACGCAACCTGTTTCAGGAAACTCCCGCTTCCGGGGCGGCTGTTCAAGGCACCGCCGGACAAGGCGATTTCTCCAAAACCACCATCACTCAAGGCTTCTTAGAAGGTTCTAACGTGCAAATCGTGGAAGAGCTGATCAACCTGATCAGCGCCCAGCGTGCCTTTGAAGCCAACTCCAAAGTCATTAAAGCCGCCGATGAACTGCTGCAAACCGCCAACAACACCGTTTAA
- the queF gene encoding preQ(1) synthase translates to MYTEAPVIDTFDNPRPNRDYVNSIKVAEFTSVCPKTGLPDFGTISIDYVADQKCLELKSLKYYFLSYRNRGIFYEAVTNQILDDLVATCQPRFMEVTGDFSARGAISSTIVATYRKEGFEFKP, encoded by the coding sequence ATGTACACCGAAGCCCCGGTGATTGATACCTTTGACAATCCCCGTCCCAACCGGGATTACGTCAATTCCATCAAAGTGGCCGAATTTACCTCGGTTTGCCCCAAAACCGGCCTGCCGGATTTTGGCACCATCAGCATTGACTACGTGGCCGATCAGAAATGTCTGGAGCTGAAATCCCTGAAGTATTACTTCCTCAGCTACCGGAACCGGGGCATTTTTTATGAAGCGGTGACCAATCAGATTCTGGATGACCTGGTGGCCACCTGCCAGCCCCGCTTTATGGAAGTGACTGGCGATTTTAGCGCTCGTGGCGCTATTTCCAGTACCATTGTGGCCACCTATCGAAAAGAGGGCTTTGAGTTCAAGCCATGA
- a CDS encoding flagellar hook-basal body protein, translating into MLRGLYTAAAGMLASTTGTDTLASNLSNVNTVAFKGNKVNYQTFPEMLINRMSSQGQERVGTLMAGSKVHGSFVNFAPGAMKQTGNTFDLAIQGDGFFTVKSKVNGDTYYTRAGNFTMDQNGFLTTVNGDFVQGKLGNVQMALDGGPFNINGQGNVSGRNGIIAQLQIARFENNQALEKLSDNLFQATNNSKQLPEPKNGDPLGYQINSGMLEESNINPVAELVNNIQGLRLYEALQKNIHIHNDTLGKAVNEVGRPR; encoded by the coding sequence ATGCTGAGAGGTCTGTATACCGCCGCCGCCGGAATGCTGGCATCCACCACCGGGACCGACACGCTGGCCAGCAACCTGTCCAACGTGAATACCGTGGCTTTCAAAGGCAACAAGGTCAATTACCAGACGTTCCCCGAAATGCTGATCAACCGCATGAGCAGCCAGGGACAAGAGCGGGTGGGTACCCTGATGGCCGGCAGTAAAGTACACGGCAGCTTTGTTAATTTTGCCCCCGGAGCCATGAAGCAAACTGGTAATACCTTCGATTTGGCCATACAGGGCGATGGCTTCTTCACCGTGAAATCCAAAGTAAATGGCGATACCTACTACACCCGCGCTGGCAACTTTACCATGGATCAAAACGGATTTTTAACCACTGTAAATGGTGACTTTGTGCAGGGTAAATTGGGCAACGTGCAAATGGCCCTGGACGGTGGCCCCTTTAACATCAACGGGCAAGGAAATGTGAGCGGCCGCAACGGCATTATCGCTCAACTGCAAATAGCCCGCTTTGAAAACAACCAAGCCCTGGAAAAACTCAGCGATAACCTGTTTCAGGCTACCAACAACAGCAAACAACTCCCGGAACCCAAAAACGGCGATCCTCTGGGTTACCAGATCAACAGCGGCATGCTGGAAGAATCCAATATCAACCCGGTGGCCGAATTGGTCAATAACATTCAGGGGCTGAGATTGTATGAAGCCCTGCAAAAAAATATCCACATCCACAACGATACTCTGGGCAAAGCGGTGAACGAAGTCGGTCGTCCCCGCTAG
- a CDS encoding lytic transglycosylase domain-containing protein, with translation MSLENLQSTLQRIADIESRIGTLLPTAQPATPQGAPTFDEALGQALSETMGNQAAAPVPAALSGLIEVQAQANGLDGDLLKAIIKTESNFNPNAVSPVGAQGLMQLMPGTAAELGVSNSFDPVQNLAGGAKYLKTLLNKYHSVPQAVAAYNAGPGAVDKYNGIPPYKETTQYVQKVMQSYQAYQNAQGG, from the coding sequence GTGAGCTTGGAAAACCTCCAATCGACCTTGCAGCGCATTGCGGACATTGAAAGCCGCATTGGCACTTTGCTGCCAACTGCCCAGCCTGCCACCCCTCAGGGGGCGCCCACGTTCGATGAGGCCCTGGGACAAGCCCTTAGTGAGACCATGGGCAATCAAGCCGCCGCTCCGGTGCCTGCGGCCTTGTCCGGCTTAATTGAGGTTCAGGCGCAAGCCAATGGTCTGGATGGGGATCTGCTGAAAGCTATCATCAAGACCGAATCCAACTTCAACCCCAATGCGGTCTCCCCCGTGGGCGCTCAGGGGCTGATGCAGCTGATGCCCGGTACGGCAGCCGAATTGGGGGTGTCCAACAGTTTCGATCCTGTTCAAAACCTTGCCGGGGGTGCCAAGTACCTGAAAACGCTGCTGAATAAATATCACTCTGTTCCGCAGGCGGTGGCCGCGTATAACGCTGGTCCCGGGGCCGTGGATAAGTACAACGGCATTCCGCCGTACAAGGAAACCACCCAGTACGTGCAAAAAGTAATGCAATCCTATCAGGCGTATCAAAACGCCCAAGGGGGTTAA
- a CDS encoding Hsp20/alpha crystallin family protein, whose translation MRNRRTAGLYVFTGAALLLAVILLWQGASSNDARQHLDNLLGQASANGPEGEAAPATPAPSLPDPLKFPDLENSIFGMPVPTTDIMVEETSSAYVLRVPLAKPEDSSAIKVEVTPHRIEVSGQTGSQSEGQTISSSFMQTFSTAQEVVPGQVYRQTEQNGKQTELVITIPKKVGGDAKSSAAEAGMGEGEEGTSLTPEENPAPALQPPPLPANDSPLDTFSNRMI comes from the coding sequence ATGAGAAACCGACGGACTGCCGGGCTATACGTGTTCACGGGGGCTGCCCTCTTGTTGGCCGTTATTCTGCTCTGGCAAGGGGCGTCCTCCAACGATGCCCGGCAGCACCTGGACAACCTGTTGGGGCAAGCCAGCGCCAACGGCCCGGAGGGGGAAGCCGCTCCGGCGACGCCCGCGCCTTCCCTGCCAGACCCCCTGAAGTTCCCGGATCTGGAGAATTCGATTTTTGGCATGCCTGTGCCCACCACGGACATTATGGTGGAAGAGACCTCCAGCGCCTATGTGCTGCGGGTGCCGTTGGCCAAGCCGGAGGATTCTTCGGCCATCAAGGTGGAGGTGACCCCGCACCGCATTGAAGTCTCCGGGCAGACGGGCAGCCAAAGTGAAGGCCAAACAATCTCTTCGTCCTTCATGCAAACCTTCAGCACCGCCCAGGAAGTGGTACCGGGGCAAGTGTATCGACAGACCGAGCAGAATGGCAAGCAGACCGAACTGGTGATTACCATTCCCAAAAAAGTGGGTGGAGACGCCAAATCCTCTGCGGCTGAAGCCGGAATGGGGGAAGGGGAGGAAGGCACCTCGCTGACTCCCGAGGAGAATCCGGCCCCGGCTTTGCAGCCCCCACCACTCCCCGCCAACGACAGTCCGCTGGATACCTTCAGTAATCGTATGATCTAG
- a CDS encoding flagellar basal body P-ring protein FlgI, which produces MRGLNSTQSKLIAWGLLVVGIVGHALLGFSASAATLRVKDISRVKGVRNNQLVGYGLVVGLSKTGDKSRSTQTSTANLINNFNGRLNNDNDIRSTNTAAVIVTAIVPPFAKEGDPLDVMVSSMADAASLEGGVLVNTELRAPNGEVVALAQGPLSTGGTSVSASGSSKRTAITTSARIPNGAIMEREIHTDIGDENGMDLVLNRTDFTLASRVAESITKSVAPARAIDGSTVRVLFPDQFIDNRVAFLSRVENVTVNATEEVAKVVINERTGTIVIGNNVKLLPAAVAHGGITVSVSTENSVSQPDSFSPGGQTVGISNSKISIDKAQGSLVKLGANATLQDLVAALNALGVTPSDLISVLQALKASGSLEATLEII; this is translated from the coding sequence ATGCGTGGATTGAACTCAACTCAAAGCAAACTCATCGCCTGGGGGCTTCTCGTCGTTGGCATCGTGGGCCATGCCCTGTTGGGGTTTAGCGCTTCGGCGGCCACCTTAAGGGTAAAGGACATTTCTCGGGTGAAAGGGGTCCGGAATAACCAGCTGGTAGGGTACGGTCTGGTGGTGGGCCTCAGTAAAACCGGGGACAAAAGCCGCTCTACCCAAACCAGTACAGCCAATCTGATTAACAACTTCAACGGGCGTTTGAACAACGACAACGACATTCGCTCCACCAATACCGCCGCCGTTATTGTTACGGCCATTGTGCCGCCCTTTGCCAAGGAAGGGGACCCGCTGGATGTCATGGTCTCTTCCATGGCCGATGCGGCCAGTCTGGAGGGGGGCGTTCTGGTGAATACCGAATTGCGAGCCCCCAACGGGGAGGTGGTGGCACTGGCTCAGGGGCCCTTGTCCACCGGCGGCACCTCGGTCAGCGCCAGTGGCTCTTCCAAGCGCACGGCCATTACTACCTCCGCTCGTATTCCCAATGGGGCCATTATGGAGCGGGAAATCCATACCGATATTGGCGATGAAAACGGGATGGATCTGGTGCTGAACCGCACGGACTTTACCCTGGCCAGCCGGGTGGCGGAATCCATTACCAAAAGCGTGGCCCCGGCCCGAGCTATTGACGGCAGCACCGTACGGGTATTGTTTCCCGATCAGTTTATTGATAACCGGGTGGCCTTTTTATCCAGGGTGGAAAACGTAACCGTGAACGCCACTGAAGAAGTGGCCAAAGTGGTCATTAACGAGCGTACCGGTACCATTGTGATTGGCAACAATGTCAAACTGTTGCCCGCCGCCGTGGCCCACGGGGGCATTACCGTCAGCGTCAGTACCGAAAACAGTGTTTCCCAGCCGGACAGCTTTAGCCCGGGTGGGCAAACCGTGGGTATTTCTAACAGTAAAATCTCCATCGACAAGGCCCAGGGCAGTCTGGTGAAGCTGGGGGCCAACGCCACCTTGCAGGATCTGGTAGCCGCCCTCAATGCGCTGGGGGTCACGCCCAGTGATCTGATTTCCGTGCTGCAGGCCCTCAAAGCCTCTGGCAGCCTGGAAGCGACGCTTGAGATTATCTAG
- the flgK gene encoding flagellar hook-associated protein FlgK — protein sequence MITPGFFGLYNAHRGLIAAQNALSTINHNVSNANTPGYSRQRVDLMAYNAYAFPNNSQLNAGQIGQGPILQQVTRMRDQFLDAQFRLSNSALGRNESTRDVLKQLEGILNEPSTSGVNDALQSFFDSAQALSVNPQNAAVRSTFVQQALDLVDVFQQQALQLSDLRQNLVGSPLSPNSFGTSQLAITVSDINQKLASIAALNQNIVSIKASGAAPNDLLDQRDKLLDDLSNLVDIDVTYYDNGQIDLNIAGQTMIRGVNQLDSLQALENTGAAPTPDDVPALVSTVNGGVVLNDGTGDEITSGKIKAILDMGGNDPNLSSVRNLMGKLDTLMGTVVDQLNILQVGQVAPPLPAGRDQNGNLATDALFLNDATLNPGQTLNIFHWKVNPAILADPKLIAAAIDDSTVAGGFAGVGDGRNALAMAQLKNQTFANLGTGLVDYFNSTTAKLGIDSQSYKNGSQNQKNLNMSVEQQRQSISGVNIDEETIDLLRYQRMLEATSKTISILDQVTQSIIGLVN from the coding sequence ATGATTACACCGGGATTTTTCGGCCTTTATAATGCCCACCGTGGACTCATAGCGGCTCAAAACGCCCTGAGTACTATTAACCACAACGTCTCTAACGCCAACACGCCGGGGTATAGTCGCCAACGGGTCGACTTAATGGCCTATAACGCCTATGCCTTTCCCAACAACTCCCAACTGAATGCCGGGCAAATTGGGCAGGGCCCAATTTTGCAGCAAGTGACCCGTATGCGAGATCAGTTTCTGGATGCCCAGTTTCGCCTGTCCAACAGTGCGCTGGGGCGGAATGAATCCACCCGGGATGTCCTCAAACAACTGGAAGGCATCCTGAATGAGCCCTCCACCAGTGGGGTGAATGATGCCCTGCAGAGCTTTTTTGATTCCGCGCAGGCCCTGAGCGTTAACCCGCAAAACGCCGCCGTGCGCTCCACCTTTGTGCAACAAGCGCTGGATCTGGTGGATGTTTTTCAGCAACAGGCCTTGCAGCTCTCCGATCTGCGGCAGAATCTGGTGGGCAGCCCGCTATCGCCGAACAGTTTTGGAACCAGTCAGCTGGCCATTACTGTGAGCGATATTAACCAGAAGCTGGCCAGCATTGCCGCCCTGAACCAGAATATTGTCAGTATCAAAGCCTCGGGCGCGGCACCCAATGACCTGCTGGATCAGCGGGATAAGCTGCTGGATGATCTCTCCAATCTGGTGGACATTGATGTGACCTATTACGACAATGGCCAGATTGATTTGAACATTGCCGGACAAACCATGATACGAGGCGTCAATCAACTGGATAGTCTGCAAGCCCTGGAAAATACGGGTGCCGCCCCTACACCGGATGATGTTCCGGCCCTGGTCAGCACGGTGAATGGGGGCGTGGTGCTGAATGATGGCACGGGTGATGAAATCACCAGCGGGAAGATCAAGGCCATTCTGGATATGGGGGGTAATGATCCCAACCTGAGCAGCGTGCGCAACCTGATGGGCAAGCTGGATACCCTGATGGGCACCGTGGTGGATCAGCTGAACATTCTGCAGGTGGGTCAAGTCGCCCCGCCCCTGCCCGCCGGTCGGGATCAGAACGGGAACCTGGCCACGGATGCTCTGTTTCTGAATGATGCCACGCTCAATCCGGGGCAAACCCTGAATATCTTCCACTGGAAGGTGAATCCGGCCATTCTGGCCGATCCCAAGCTGATTGCGGCAGCCATTGATGACAGCACCGTGGCGGGTGGGTTTGCCGGGGTGGGCGATGGTCGGAACGCTTTGGCCATGGCGCAACTGAAAAATCAGACCTTTGCCAATCTGGGAACCGGGCTGGTGGATTACTTTAACAGCACCACGGCCAAATTGGGCATTGATTCTCAAAGCTACAAAAACGGCAGCCAGAACCAGAAGAATCTGAATATGTCGGTGGAGCAGCAACGCCAGTCTATTTCCGGGGTGAATATCGATGAGGAAACCATTGATCTGCTGCGTTATCAGCGCATGCTGGAAGCCACCTCCAAAACCATCAGCATTCTGGATCAGGTGACCCAAAGCATCATCGGGCTGGTCAATTAA